The proteins below are encoded in one region of Clostridium pasteurianum DSM 525 = ATCC 6013:
- a CDS encoding PTS sugar transporter subunit IIA → MSGEVYFSKELVFKNLEFKNNIEALKFLAKKLWEKGFVKKEYEKAILDREEEYPTALPSIDVKIAIPHADHKLVNKASLAVGVLKNPVEFRAMDDPNKKLNVSIIIMLALSEPHGHIEMLQKIVKLIQNSELLKQIVKASSDEEIIDELTPYLMAN, encoded by the coding sequence ATGAGTGGTGAAGTTTATTTTTCAAAGGAGCTTGTATTTAAGAATTTAGAGTTTAAAAATAACATAGAAGCTTTAAAGTTTTTAGCTAAGAAGCTCTGGGAAAAGGGCTTTGTAAAAAAAGAATATGAAAAGGCTATTTTAGACAGAGAAGAGGAATATCCAACAGCACTGCCATCTATAGATGTTAAAATAGCAATACCTCATGCAGACCACAAACTGGTAAATAAGGCTAGTCTTGCAGTAGGAGTATTAAAAAATCCAGTAGAATTCAGAGCCATGGATGACCCAAATAAAAAATTAAATGTGAGTATTATAATTATGCTTGCACTTAGTGAGCCTCATGGTCACATTGAAATGCTTCAGAAAATAGTAAAGCTTATACAGAATTCAGAACTGTTAAAACAAATTGTTAAAGCTTCTTCCGATGAAGAAATTATTGATGAA